From Microbacterium invictum, the proteins below share one genomic window:
- a CDS encoding glycerate kinase, translated as MPRVVFALDSFKGSIGAADAAAAVADGWQAVGAALDAVARPMADGGEGTVSAFAAAVDDVRRMPVTVRGPNGRDVDAEWLLLPDGTGVVELASTSGIELLGDQRLPWDADTFGFGQAVAAALDHGVTRLVLGIGSSASTDGGVGMLTALGARVLDSAGSPVAPGARGLADIVSVEMGGCRGLPASGALVLTDVTNPLLGPQGAAAVFGPQKGFDADGVTRADAGLARLAGVFAVAARSASKSGGSAAFDDPGGSGAGSAASSVDAGGSGTAAAFVDPAEPGTGAAGGTGFALRAWGAQLVPGAGEVAELIGLRAAIEHADLVVTGEGSFDGQSAAGKVPTFVAELAADAGVAVALVAGRIAEDADVSAFAASLSLSELAGSPAASLADPARWLRDAGGTLADRFARGA; from the coding sequence GTGCCCCGAGTCGTCTTCGCGCTCGACAGCTTCAAAGGCTCGATCGGCGCCGCCGATGCAGCGGCCGCCGTCGCCGACGGGTGGCAGGCGGTAGGCGCGGCGCTCGACGCCGTGGCCCGGCCGATGGCCGACGGCGGGGAGGGAACCGTCTCTGCCTTCGCTGCGGCCGTGGACGATGTCCGCCGCATGCCCGTCACCGTCCGCGGCCCGAACGGTCGCGACGTCGACGCCGAGTGGCTGCTGCTGCCGGACGGCACCGGCGTCGTCGAACTCGCCTCGACCAGCGGCATCGAGTTGCTCGGCGACCAGCGCCTGCCGTGGGACGCCGACACCTTCGGCTTCGGCCAGGCCGTCGCCGCGGCCCTCGACCACGGCGTGACCCGGCTGGTGCTCGGCATCGGATCGAGCGCCTCCACCGACGGCGGCGTCGGCATGCTGACCGCGCTCGGCGCGCGGGTGCTCGACAGCGCCGGTTCACCCGTAGCGCCCGGTGCGCGCGGACTCGCCGACATCGTGAGCGTGGAGATGGGTGGATGCCGGGGCCTCCCGGCATCCGGAGCACTCGTGCTCACCGACGTCACCAACCCCCTGCTCGGGCCGCAGGGCGCGGCGGCGGTCTTCGGCCCGCAGAAGGGCTTCGACGCCGACGGCGTCACGCGCGCGGACGCGGGGCTTGCGCGCCTCGCCGGAGTGTTCGCAGTCGCCGCGCGGTCGGCGTCGAAGTCGGGAGGCAGTGCCGCGTTCGACGACCCCGGTGGATCCGGTGCAGGCAGTGCCGCGTCGTCGGTCGACGCCGGTGGATCCGGCACGGCCGCTGCGTTCGTCGACCCCGCTGAACCCGGCACCGGGGCGGCGGGTGGCACAGGGTTCGCGCTGCGGGCCTGGGGAGCGCAACTGGTGCCGGGCGCGGGCGAGGTCGCCGAACTCATCGGGCTGCGCGCGGCTATCGAGCACGCCGACCTCGTCGTCACCGGCGAGGGATCCTTCGACGGCCAGTCTGCGGCTGGCAAGGTGCCGACCTTCGTGGCCGAACTGGCCGCCGACGCGGGTGTGGCGGTGGCGCTGGTCGCCGGCCGGATCGCCGAAGATGCCGACGTGTCAGCCTTCGCGGCATCCCTTTCCCTCAGCGAGCTCGCCGGGAGCCCGGCCGCATCGCTGGCCGATCCGGCGCGCTGGCTGCGCGACGCCGGTGGCACCCTCGCCGACCGCTTCGCGCGCGGCGCATGA
- the pgm gene encoding phosphoglucomutase (alpha-D-glucose-1,6-bisphosphate-dependent) codes for MSRAGQPAEASDLIDIDELIDAYYDRKPDAGVAEQRVSFGTSGHRGSSLTTSFNEDHILATTQAIVDYRAAQGITGPLFLGRDTHGLSRPAERSAIEVLVANGIDVRVDSRDAWVPTPALSLAILTYNRNLTADDPGRADGIVVTPSHNPPRDGGFKYNPPHGGPADTDATGWIADRANALIAARLDGVKRTRFADLDAHTLGSYDFREAYVADLPNIIDVEAIRRAGVRIGVDPLGGASVEYWALIGERYGLDLTVVNPDVDPTWRFMTLDWDEKIRMDPSSPSAMASLVARRDEYDILTGNDADADRHGIVTPDAGLMNPNHYLAVAIDYLYAHRPGWPADAAVGKTLVSSMIIDRVALSLGRTLLEVPVGFKWFVPGLLDGSVAFGGEESAGASFLRTDGTVWTTDKDGILLCLLAAEILAVTGKTPSERYAELEAQYGASTYQRVDAPASPAQKAVLGKLSPDAVTADTLAGEPITAKLSHAPGNGAAIGGVKVQTAHAWFAARPSGTEDVYKLYAESLRGPEHLAQVQDEARAVVSAALGEA; via the coding sequence ATGAGCCGCGCAGGACAGCCCGCAGAAGCATCCGACCTGATCGACATCGACGAGTTGATCGACGCGTATTACGACCGAAAGCCGGATGCCGGGGTGGCCGAGCAGCGGGTCTCGTTCGGCACCAGCGGGCACCGCGGGTCATCCCTGACCACGAGCTTCAACGAAGACCACATCCTGGCCACGACCCAGGCGATCGTCGACTACCGCGCGGCGCAGGGCATCACCGGGCCGCTGTTCCTCGGGCGCGACACCCACGGCCTGTCCCGGCCCGCCGAGCGGTCGGCCATCGAGGTGCTCGTCGCGAACGGCATCGACGTGCGGGTCGACTCGCGCGACGCCTGGGTGCCCACGCCCGCGCTGTCGCTGGCGATCCTCACGTACAACCGGAACCTCACGGCCGACGACCCCGGCCGCGCCGACGGCATCGTGGTGACCCCGTCGCACAACCCGCCGCGCGACGGCGGCTTCAAGTACAACCCGCCACACGGCGGCCCGGCCGACACGGACGCGACCGGCTGGATCGCCGACCGCGCCAACGCGCTCATCGCGGCGCGGCTCGACGGCGTGAAGCGCACGCGGTTCGCCGACCTCGACGCGCACACGCTCGGCAGCTACGACTTCCGCGAGGCGTATGTCGCCGACCTGCCGAACATCATCGACGTGGAGGCGATCCGTCGCGCCGGGGTGCGCATCGGCGTCGACCCGCTCGGCGGCGCCTCGGTGGAGTACTGGGCGCTCATCGGCGAGCGCTACGGCCTCGACCTCACGGTCGTGAACCCCGACGTCGACCCGACCTGGCGGTTCATGACCCTCGACTGGGACGAGAAGATCCGCATGGATCCGTCATCGCCCTCGGCCATGGCGTCGCTGGTCGCCCGCCGCGACGAGTACGACATCCTCACCGGCAACGATGCCGACGCCGATCGGCACGGCATCGTGACTCCGGATGCCGGATTGATGAACCCCAATCACTACCTGGCCGTCGCGATCGACTACCTCTACGCGCACCGCCCGGGCTGGCCGGCCGATGCCGCCGTCGGCAAGACGCTCGTGTCGTCGATGATCATCGACCGAGTCGCCCTGTCGCTCGGCCGCACGCTGCTCGAAGTGCCGGTGGGCTTCAAGTGGTTCGTGCCGGGCCTGCTCGACGGGTCGGTCGCGTTCGGCGGCGAGGAGTCGGCCGGAGCCTCGTTCCTGCGCACCGACGGCACGGTGTGGACCACCGACAAGGACGGGATCCTGCTGTGCCTGCTGGCCGCCGAGATCCTCGCGGTCACCGGCAAGACCCCATCCGAGCGCTATGCCGAGCTCGAGGCCCAGTACGGCGCTTCCACGTACCAGCGGGTCGATGCTCCGGCATCCCCCGCCCAGAAGGCGGTGCTGGGCAAGCTGTCACCCGATGCCGTCACGGCCGACACCCTGGCCGGCGAGCCCATCACCGCGAAGCTCTCGCACGCGCCCGGCAACGGAGCGGCGATCGGCGGCGTGAAGGTGCAGACCGCGCACGCCTGGTTCGCCGCGCGCCCGTCGGGCACCGAAGACGTCTACAAGCTGTACGCCGAGTCGCTGCGCGGCCCCGAGCATCTCGCCCAGGTGCAGGACGAGGCTCGCGCGGTGGTGTCGGCAGCGCTCGGCGAGGCCTGA
- the pheA gene encoding prephenate dehydratase, with amino-acid sequence MAGLGLTPVSIDPGSPVRRTYSYLGPTGTFTEAALAQVPEAREQIWRPVRNVGEALADVVVGRSDAAMIAIENSVDGGVSTAQDALATMPGLRIVGEYLVPVNFVLVSRPGQRLEDVALVAAHPVAYAQCLNWLSENLPEHAHVPAASNVASAVGIVDGVSEADAAIAPPGILEHYDLELLAEDIGDNTSAVTRFVLVSRTVAAPAPTGADKTSLIVELPEDHPGALLELLEQFATRGINLSLLASRPIGDALGRYRFVIDADGHIQDERMADALLGLRRFSPKVIFLGSYPRADRAIVRYPERYSDDVFVEARDWLRGLISGEPEE; translated from the coding sequence ATGGCCGGACTAGGCTTGACCCCCGTGAGCATCGATCCCGGGTCGCCCGTCCGTCGCACCTACAGCTACCTCGGCCCCACGGGAACGTTCACCGAAGCGGCGCTCGCGCAGGTGCCCGAGGCCCGCGAGCAGATCTGGCGGCCCGTCCGCAACGTGGGCGAAGCACTCGCCGACGTCGTCGTGGGGCGATCGGATGCCGCGATGATCGCCATCGAGAACTCCGTCGACGGCGGGGTCTCGACCGCGCAGGACGCCCTGGCCACCATGCCGGGGCTGCGGATCGTGGGCGAGTACCTCGTGCCGGTCAACTTCGTGCTGGTCAGCCGGCCGGGCCAGCGGCTCGAAGACGTCGCACTGGTCGCCGCGCACCCGGTCGCCTACGCGCAGTGCCTGAACTGGCTGAGCGAGAACCTGCCCGAGCACGCGCACGTCCCTGCGGCGAGCAACGTCGCGTCGGCCGTCGGGATCGTCGACGGCGTGAGTGAAGCGGATGCCGCGATCGCGCCCCCCGGCATCCTCGAGCACTACGACCTCGAGCTGCTCGCCGAGGACATCGGCGACAACACCAGTGCCGTGACCCGCTTCGTCCTGGTCAGCCGCACGGTCGCCGCCCCCGCGCCGACCGGGGCCGACAAGACCTCGCTCATCGTCGAGCTGCCCGAAGACCACCCGGGCGCGCTGCTCGAACTGCTCGAGCAGTTCGCGACCCGCGGCATCAACCTGTCACTGCTCGCGTCGCGGCCGATCGGCGACGCCCTGGGCCGCTACCGGTTCGTCATCGACGCCGACGGCCATATCCAGGACGAGCGCATGGCCGACGCCCTGCTGGGCCTGCGGCGCTTCTCGCCCAAGGTGATCTTCCTGGGGTCCTACCCGCGCGCGGACCGCGCGATCGTCCGCTACCCGGAGCGGTATTCCGACGACGTCTTCGTCGAGGCGCGCGACTGGCTGCGCGGCCTCATCTCGGGCGAGCCCGAGGAGTAG
- a CDS encoding LLM class flavin-dependent oxidoreductase: MTTPTRPALSVLDLVPVRTGQTSAEAVAASLTLAQRAEELGYLRYWFAEHHNMPAVASTTPPVLAAAAAARTTRLRVGSGGVMLPNHSPLVVAEQFAALEALAPGRIDLGIGRAPGSDPVITQLLRQSGTTSDVDRFPDHIRDITSLLSADGATVRFTSGGTYDVHATPAATSSPEVWLLGSSDYSAQLAAALGLPYVFANHFSGEGLERALDLYRSGFQPSATLAAPRTFLTVNVVASPTAEEAEARALPQIRMMARLRGNRPLVALETVEQAAAAEAADGLAAPVIDAIRSRWFIGTGDDVPGRIAAFAAQHGVDEVMISPVAGAYDAEPMDAATGRLQTLDIAVA, encoded by the coding sequence ATGACTACCCCCACCCGCCCCGCCCTGTCCGTTCTCGACCTCGTCCCCGTGCGCACCGGGCAGACCAGCGCGGAGGCGGTCGCGGCATCCCTCACCCTCGCGCAACGCGCCGAGGAGCTCGGCTACCTGCGCTACTGGTTCGCCGAGCACCACAACATGCCGGCCGTCGCCTCGACGACACCGCCCGTCCTGGCCGCGGCGGCCGCCGCCCGGACCACCCGGCTGCGCGTGGGCTCGGGCGGTGTCATGCTGCCCAATCATTCCCCGCTCGTGGTCGCCGAGCAGTTCGCCGCGCTCGAGGCCCTCGCGCCGGGGCGCATCGACCTCGGCATCGGCCGGGCGCCCGGCAGCGACCCGGTGATCACCCAGCTGCTGCGCCAGTCGGGCACCACGAGCGACGTCGACCGGTTCCCCGATCACATCCGCGACATCACCTCGCTGCTGTCCGCGGACGGCGCCACCGTGCGGTTCACCTCCGGCGGCACGTACGACGTGCATGCGACCCCGGCGGCCACGTCCTCGCCCGAGGTGTGGCTGCTCGGATCGAGCGACTACTCGGCGCAGCTCGCCGCCGCGCTCGGCCTGCCGTACGTGTTCGCGAACCACTTCTCCGGCGAGGGGCTCGAGCGGGCCCTCGACCTGTACCGGTCGGGCTTCCAGCCGTCGGCCACGCTCGCCGCTCCGCGCACGTTCCTGACGGTGAACGTCGTCGCCTCCCCCACCGCCGAAGAGGCCGAGGCGCGCGCCCTGCCGCAGATCCGGATGATGGCGCGGCTGCGCGGCAACCGCCCGCTCGTCGCGCTCGAGACCGTCGAGCAGGCCGCCGCAGCCGAGGCCGCGGACGGACTGGCCGCCCCGGTCATCGACGCCATCCGGAGCCGCTGGTTCATCGGCACCGGCGACGACGTGCCCGGCCGCATCGCCGCGTTCGCCGCGCAGCACGGCGTCGACGAGGTCATGATCTCGCCCGTCGCCGGGGCGTACGACGCCGAGCCGATGGATGCCGCGACCGGGCGCCTGCAGACCCTCGACATCGCCGTCGCCTGA
- a CDS encoding LacI family DNA-binding transcriptional regulator, giving the protein MSKRLAEVARKVGVSEATVSRVLNDKPGVSDATRQAVLTALDVLGYERPTKLRGERARLVGLVLPELTNPIFPALAEIVGGGLTQSGYTPLLCTGNAGGITESDYVDLLLAQQVSGVIFLGGNYSQIDAAHDHYARLQQVKLPTVLVNARMDGLEFATVSTDDAAAAEQAVTHLHQLGHRRIGMLLGPADHVPSQRKLGAARRTLDALGAPVADDLIVRGLYSLESGQSGAARLLAAGATAIVCASDLLALGAIRAVRRAGKAVPRDISVVGYDDSALMSCTEPPLTTMRQPIESMGRTVIELLLTQIQGGAHSPEELLFEPELVLRGSTAPLSA; this is encoded by the coding sequence ATGTCGAAGAGGCTGGCTGAGGTCGCGCGCAAGGTCGGAGTGAGCGAGGCGACGGTCAGTCGCGTGCTCAATGACAAGCCCGGGGTGTCGGATGCCACGCGGCAGGCGGTCCTCACCGCGCTCGACGTGCTGGGCTACGAGCGCCCCACCAAGCTGCGCGGCGAGCGCGCGCGGCTGGTGGGCCTGGTGCTGCCCGAGCTGACGAACCCGATCTTCCCGGCGCTCGCCGAGATCGTGGGCGGCGGCCTGACCCAGAGCGGGTACACCCCGCTGCTGTGCACCGGCAACGCCGGGGGCATCACCGAGTCGGACTACGTCGACCTGCTGCTGGCTCAGCAGGTGTCGGGCGTCATCTTCCTCGGGGGCAACTACAGCCAGATCGACGCCGCGCACGACCATTACGCCCGGCTGCAGCAGGTCAAGCTGCCCACGGTGCTCGTCAACGCACGCATGGATGGGCTGGAGTTCGCGACCGTCTCGACCGACGATGCCGCAGCCGCCGAGCAGGCCGTCACCCACCTGCACCAGCTCGGACACCGCCGCATCGGCATGCTGCTGGGCCCGGCCGACCATGTGCCGTCGCAGCGCAAACTCGGCGCGGCGCGGCGCACCCTCGATGCGCTGGGCGCGCCCGTCGCGGACGACCTCATCGTGCGGGGTCTGTACTCGCTCGAGTCCGGCCAGTCCGGGGCGGCGCGTCTGCTCGCCGCCGGGGCCACGGCGATCGTGTGCGCGAGTGACCTGCTGGCCCTCGGCGCGATCCGTGCGGTGCGCCGGGCGGGGAAGGCCGTGCCGCGCGACATCAGTGTCGTCGGCTACGACGATTCGGCTCTGATGAGCTGCACCGAGCCCCCGTTGACGACCATGCGGCAGCCGATCGAGTCGATGGGGCGCACGGTGATCGAGCTGCTGCTCACCCAGATCCAGGGCGGTGCGCACTCGCCCGAGGAACTCCTGTTCGAGCCCGAGCTCGTGCTGCGCGGTTCTACCGCCCCCCTGTCCGCCTGA
- a CDS encoding glycoside hydrolase family 13 protein, which translates to MDTDVQHRREAAVSLPTNDPNWWRDAVIYQVYVRSFADGDGDGTGDLAGVRAHLPYLKDLGVDAIWFNPWYPSPLADGGYDVADYRDIHPQFGTLREAELLIAEALALGIRTIIDVVPNHISDQHPWFQEALAAAPGSPARERFWFRPGKGEHGDQMPTRWESSFQGDTWTRTTNPDGTPGEWYLHLFTPEQPDLNWNHPDVRREHEDILRFWFDRGVAGVRIDSAALPVKDPDLPELPAGPAAPGTHPHLDRDELHDIYRSWRAVADEYDGTRILVGEVWLDDAERFARYLRPDEMHTAFNFDFMTQPFSAGPLRASIQRTLAEHAPVGAPATWVLSNHDVTRPVTRYGRADSGFAFARKRFGTPTDLARGTRRARAAALLVAALPGSMYIYQGDELGLPEADVPRDRIEDPMHFRSGGVDPGRDGCRVPLPWSGQHPPYGFGEGAGTWLPQPDGWGPFTVAAQDARPDSMLRLYRDALALRRANTDLRTEHLEWLELGADVLAFRRGEHVASLTNLGPVPIHLPAHRGVLLTSAPLTDDTLPPDATVWLEV; encoded by the coding sequence GTGGACACTGACGTCCAGCACCGCCGCGAGGCGGCTGTGAGCCTGCCGACGAACGACCCGAACTGGTGGCGCGATGCCGTCATCTACCAGGTCTACGTGCGCAGCTTCGCGGACGGTGACGGCGACGGCACCGGCGACCTCGCCGGGGTGCGGGCGCACCTGCCGTACCTCAAGGACCTCGGCGTCGACGCGATCTGGTTCAACCCCTGGTATCCGAGCCCGCTCGCCGACGGAGGCTACGACGTGGCCGACTACCGCGACATCCACCCGCAGTTCGGCACGCTGCGCGAAGCCGAGCTTCTCATCGCCGAGGCGCTGGCCCTCGGCATCCGGACCATCATCGACGTCGTCCCCAACCACATCAGTGACCAGCACCCCTGGTTCCAGGAGGCGCTCGCCGCCGCCCCCGGCAGCCCCGCCCGCGAGCGGTTCTGGTTCCGGCCCGGCAAGGGCGAGCACGGCGACCAGATGCCCACCCGCTGGGAGTCGAGCTTCCAAGGCGACACCTGGACGCGCACCACGAACCCCGACGGCACGCCGGGCGAGTGGTACCTGCACCTGTTCACGCCCGAGCAGCCCGACCTCAACTGGAACCACCCCGATGTGCGGCGCGAGCATGAAGACATCCTGCGATTCTGGTTCGACCGCGGCGTCGCCGGCGTCCGCATCGACTCGGCGGCGCTGCCGGTGAAGGATCCCGATCTCCCCGAACTGCCCGCCGGGCCGGCCGCCCCTGGCACCCATCCCCATCTCGACCGCGACGAGCTGCACGACATCTACCGCTCGTGGCGCGCGGTCGCAGACGAGTACGACGGCACCCGCATCCTCGTGGGCGAGGTCTGGCTCGACGACGCCGAGCGCTTCGCGCGCTACCTGCGCCCCGACGAGATGCACACCGCGTTCAACTTCGACTTCATGACGCAGCCGTTCTCGGCCGGCCCGCTGCGGGCATCGATCCAGCGCACCCTCGCCGAGCACGCCCCCGTCGGGGCCCCTGCCACCTGGGTGCTGTCCAACCACGACGTCACCCGGCCGGTCACCCGCTACGGCCGCGCCGACTCGGGCTTCGCGTTCGCGCGCAAGCGGTTCGGCACCCCGACCGACCTCGCCCGCGGCACTCGCCGCGCCCGCGCTGCCGCCCTGCTCGTGGCCGCACTGCCGGGCAGCATGTACATCTACCAGGGCGACGAACTCGGCCTCCCCGAGGCCGATGTGCCGCGCGACCGCATCGAAGACCCCATGCACTTCCGCTCGGGCGGAGTCGACCCGGGACGGGATGGATGCCGCGTACCGCTGCCCTGGTCCGGACAGCACCCGCCCTACGGCTTCGGCGAAGGCGCCGGCACGTGGCTGCCGCAGCCCGACGGCTGGGGGCCCTTCACCGTTGCAGCGCAAGATGCCCGGCCGGACTCGATGCTCCGCCTCTATCGCGACGCCCTCGCGCTGCGCCGTGCGAACACCGACCTGCGCACCGAGCACCTCGAGTGGCTCGAACTCGGCGCCGACGTGCTCGCATTCCGGCGCGGTGAGCACGTGGCATCCCTCACCAACCTCGGCCCCGTGCCGATCCACCTGCCCGCCCACCGCGGGGTGCTGCTGACCAGCGCGCCCCTGACGGATGACACCCTCCCGCCCGACGCCACTGTCTGGCTCGAGGTCTGA
- a CDS encoding ABC transporter substrate-binding protein: protein MSSNITRSALASVAFVSSAVLLAGCAGAAEPEAAEDGPVTITVSIDAGLEQEARDNFDARVALFEDANEDITIEAQEYTWTAPTFTTDLAGGTLPDVFTIPFTDGRGLIANQQIADISQYVADLPYADQFNPNVAQAGQADDGTQWAIPIAAYGQGLHYNRTLFEAAGLDPDNPPTTWDEVREAAKKISDATGEAGYATMTSGNTGGWILTTLVNAFGGRTENAEATASTLTSDPAVAEVLQYLHDLRWEDDAMGANFLYDWGTINQDFASGRIGMYVSGGGNYGNLVTQNALNPDDYGLTVLPLQGADPGLLGGGTLAAVSPKASAAEQEAAVKWIDFYYMAKLADEDTAVETAELAASLDQPVGAPELPVFDQEQFATYQSWIAPFVNVPVDQMAPYTDAIFDQPLIPEPRVATQDVYALLDTVVQAVLTDENADIDALLADVQTQADALYAKAG from the coding sequence ATGTCGTCGAACATCACCCGAAGCGCGCTCGCGAGCGTCGCCTTCGTCAGCAGCGCCGTCCTGCTGGCCGGTTGCGCCGGAGCCGCCGAACCCGAAGCGGCCGAGGACGGACCGGTCACCATCACCGTGTCGATCGACGCCGGACTCGAACAGGAGGCGCGCGACAACTTCGACGCCCGTGTCGCCCTGTTCGAGGACGCGAACGAAGACATCACGATCGAGGCGCAGGAGTACACCTGGACGGCTCCGACTTTCACCACCGACCTCGCCGGCGGCACGCTGCCGGACGTCTTCACCATCCCGTTCACCGATGGCCGCGGCCTGATCGCGAACCAGCAGATCGCCGACATCTCGCAGTATGTCGCCGACCTGCCCTACGCCGATCAGTTCAACCCGAACGTCGCGCAGGCCGGGCAGGCCGACGACGGCACCCAATGGGCGATCCCGATCGCCGCATACGGCCAGGGCCTGCACTACAACCGCACTCTGTTCGAGGCGGCCGGTCTCGATCCCGACAACCCGCCCACCACGTGGGACGAGGTGCGCGAGGCGGCGAAGAAGATCTCGGATGCCACGGGCGAGGCCGGCTACGCCACCATGACCAGTGGCAACACCGGGGGCTGGATCCTGACGACCCTCGTCAACGCGTTCGGCGGGCGTACCGAGAACGCGGAAGCCACGGCATCCACCCTCACGAGCGACCCCGCCGTCGCGGAAGTGCTCCAGTACCTGCACGACCTGCGCTGGGAAGACGACGCGATGGGCGCGAACTTCCTGTACGACTGGGGCACGATCAACCAGGACTTCGCATCCGGCCGGATCGGAATGTACGTCTCGGGCGGGGGCAACTACGGCAACCTCGTCACACAGAATGCGCTGAACCCGGACGACTACGGCCTGACGGTCCTGCCGCTGCAGGGCGCCGACCCGGGTCTGCTCGGCGGCGGCACCCTCGCGGCGGTCAGCCCGAAGGCGAGCGCGGCGGAGCAGGAGGCGGCGGTGAAGTGGATCGACTTCTACTACATGGCCAAGCTCGCCGATGAGGACACCGCCGTCGAGACGGCCGAACTCGCGGCGTCGCTCGACCAGCCGGTCGGCGCACCCGAGCTGCCCGTGTTCGATCAGGAGCAGTTCGCGACCTACCAGAGCTGGATCGCGCCGTTCGTGAACGTCCCCGTCGACCAGATGGCGCCTTACACCGACGCGATCTTCGACCAGCCGCTCATCCCCGAGCCGCGCGTCGCGACGCAGGATGTCTATGCGCTGCTGGACACCGTGGTGCAGGCTGTCCTCACCGACGAGAACGCCGACATCGACGCGCTGCTCGCCGACGTCCAGACCCAGGCCGACGCCCTGTACGCCAAGGCCGGATAG
- a CDS encoding carbohydrate ABC transporter permease, whose protein sequence is MTQLTPTTAPPPLPATAETIERTVAATRRRRGVAGWFRGDGPHILVFLLPLLFSFILFSWKPIVDAAVMAFQHTNLIAPAEWVGWENFATVLSDPLLGKAVVNTLWFAALALLLGYPIPLVVAVLMSEVRRARGLYSALAYLPVIVPPVVGALLWKFFYDASPNGVFNTIAAWFGAGPFPWLQDQATAMPSIVLFATWSAAGGTIIIYLAALVGVAPELYDAAEVDGAGVWRKVWHVTIPQLRGVLLITFILQIIGTAQVFLEPFLLTAGGPANSTTTVLMLIYKYAFQNSLGGDYGAATALSLMLAVVLAIFSAIYFRLTRSWSTS, encoded by the coding sequence ATGACGCAGCTGACCCCGACGACGGCGCCACCCCCTCTGCCCGCCACCGCCGAGACGATCGAGCGCACCGTGGCGGCCACCCGCCGTCGCCGCGGCGTCGCCGGCTGGTTCCGCGGCGACGGACCCCACATCCTGGTGTTCCTGCTGCCGCTGCTGTTCAGCTTCATCCTGTTCTCCTGGAAGCCGATCGTGGATGCCGCGGTCATGGCGTTCCAGCACACGAACCTCATCGCGCCGGCGGAGTGGGTCGGGTGGGAGAACTTCGCGACCGTGCTCAGCGACCCACTGCTGGGCAAGGCGGTCGTGAACACCCTGTGGTTCGCCGCGCTCGCCCTGCTGCTCGGCTACCCGATTCCGCTCGTGGTCGCGGTGCTCATGAGCGAGGTGCGCCGGGCGCGCGGGCTGTACAGCGCCCTCGCGTACCTCCCGGTGATCGTGCCTCCGGTCGTCGGGGCACTGCTGTGGAAGTTCTTCTACGACGCCTCGCCCAACGGGGTGTTCAACACCATCGCCGCCTGGTTCGGCGCCGGTCCCTTCCCCTGGCTGCAGGACCAGGCCACCGCGATGCCGTCGATCGTGCTGTTCGCGACCTGGTCGGCCGCCGGCGGCACGATCATCATCTACCTCGCCGCGCTGGTCGGCGTCGCACCCGAGCTGTACGACGCGGCCGAAGTCGACGGCGCGGGAGTGTGGCGCAAGGTCTGGCACGTCACCATCCCGCAGCTGCGCGGGGTGCTGCTGATCACGTTCATCCTGCAGATCATCGGGACTGCGCAGGTGTTCCTCGAACCGTTCCTGCTCACCGCCGGCGGACCGGCGAATTCGACCACCACGGTGCTGATGCTCATCTACAAGTACGCGTTCCAGAACAGCCTCGGCGGCGACTACGGGGCCGCGACCGCGCTGAGCCTCATGCTCGCCGTGGTCCTCGCGATCTTCTCGGCCATCTACTTCCGCCTGACCCGCAGCTGGAGCACCTCATGA